One part of the Candidatus Limnocylindrales bacterium genome encodes these proteins:
- a CDS encoding aldo/keto reductase: MEKRIFGKTGLRVPTIGMGTWRTFDVRGGEEERRRYQIVDEALRVGANFFDSSPMYGEAERVLGEALRESRDRALVATKVWANSLREGKNQIQRALRFFQGRVEVYQIHNLLAWQEHLPVLEELKAEKKIQVIGATHYSPSAFGALRQVMETGRIEAIQIPYHALERTVEREILPLAESLKLGVIVMRPLGEGMLVRRQPGVTELEPFKKYGVETWPQILLKWILSDPRVHVAIPATSKIGRMTENAQAGNPPWFSEEDRERVCYLARKVI; the protein is encoded by the coding sequence ATGGAAAAGCGAATTTTTGGTAAGACCGGCTTAAGGGTTCCCACCATCGGAATGGGAACCTGGCGAACCTTTGATGTGCGGGGAGGGGAAGAAGAACGACGGCGCTACCAGATTGTTGACGAGGCCTTAAGGGTCGGAGCAAATTTTTTTGATTCTTCCCCCATGTATGGGGAGGCGGAACGGGTTCTGGGAGAAGCCCTTCGAGAGTCTCGAGACCGGGCTTTGGTGGCCACCAAGGTATGGGCCAATTCCCTTCGGGAAGGAAAAAATCAAATTCAGCGTGCGCTTCGGTTTTTTCAAGGACGTGTGGAGGTTTACCAGATCCATAACTTGCTTGCCTGGCAGGAACATCTACCGGTATTGGAAGAGTTAAAAGCTGAGAAAAAAATTCAGGTAATCGGGGCTACCCATTACAGTCCTTCGGCCTTTGGAGCACTTCGGCAAGTTATGGAGACCGGAAGGATTGAGGCCATTCAGATTCCCTACCATGCCCTGGAACGTACAGTCGAACGAGAAATCCTGCCCCTGGCCGAATCCCTAAAACTTGGGGTCATTGTGATGCGCCCTTTAGGAGAAGGGATGCTGGTCAGGCGTCAACCCGGGGTTACGGAGCTGGAGCCCTTTAAGAAATACGGAGTCGAGACCTGGCCCCAAATTTTATTAAAGTGGATTCTCAGTGATCCTCGGGTCCATGTAGCCATCCCGGCTACTTCAAAAATCGGACGAATGACCGAAAATGCCCAGGCCGGAAATCCACCCTGGTTCAGCGAAGAAGACCGGGAACGGGTCTGTTATCTGGCCAGAAAGGTTATTTAG
- a CDS encoding enoyl-CoA hydratase-related protein — protein sequence MAYNTILYSEDGPVGTLTLNRPHDGNMFNPEMCHEIRDCINQIRRETRTRVLVITGAGDKFFCLGGRKEELEDSLLYAGVLPTLEVYESIEKLQKPVIASVNGYAVGGGNVLQMVCDLTIAKESAIFRQVGPAMGSFDAGYGTWYLEDLVGKKRAKEIWFRNAKITAREALEMGLINKVVPDDQLVAETRKMALEIAERGSFALASIKAAFNARHGGVSGLARLSHDLLLRLYLDTAESKELGASFQEKRKPDPEKFGH from the coding sequence ATGGCTTATAACACAATTTTATATTCTGAAGACGGTCCCGTCGGCACTTTAACTTTAAATCGTCCCCACGATGGGAACATGTTCAATCCCGAAATGTGCCATGAAATAAGGGATTGCATTAACCAGATTCGTCGAGAAACCAGAACCCGGGTTCTGGTTATCACAGGAGCCGGAGATAAATTTTTCTGTCTTGGAGGAAGGAAAGAAGAGTTAGAGGATTCCCTTTTATATGCCGGAGTCTTACCTACTTTGGAAGTATACGAAAGCATCGAAAAGTTGCAAAAGCCTGTGATTGCTTCGGTTAATGGTTATGCCGTTGGGGGTGGTAACGTCTTACAAATGGTCTGTGATCTCACCATTGCCAAAGAAAGTGCCATCTTTCGCCAGGTAGGTCCAGCCATGGGAAGCTTCGATGCCGGGTATGGAACCTGGTATTTGGAAGACCTGGTGGGGAAAAAACGGGCCAAGGAAATCTGGTTTCGAAATGCCAAAATAACGGCTCGGGAAGCTCTTGAAATGGGCCTGATTAATAAAGTGGTCCCGGATGATCAACTTGTCGCAGAAACCAGGAAAATGGCTCTGGAAATTGCAGAGCGAGGATCCTTTGCCCTGGCTTCCATCAAGGCGGCCTTCAATGCTCGACATGGGGGAGTATCCGGTTTAGCCCGGCTATCCCATGATCTGCTACTCCGACTTTACCTGGATACGGCCGAGTCCAAAGAGCTGGGGGCTTCGTTCCAGGAAAAGCGGAAACCGGATCCTGAAAAATTCGGGCATTAA
- the tdh gene encoding L-threonine 3-dehydrogenase — MKKMKALVKKRAEPGLWLEEVPVPEVGINDVLIRVHKTSICGTDVHIYNWDEWAQKTISIPLIIGHEFVGTVEEVGSNVHDFNKGDLVSGEGHIVCGRCRNCLAGRRHLCRKTRGVGVDRDGAFAEYICIPVTNVWYCDPSIPTDILAFFDPLGNATHTALSFDLLGEDVLITGAGPIGIMAAAIAKHAGARYVVITDVNPYRLELAKKVKPTRVVNVTKEHIEDVVKELGMKEGFDVGLEMSGNEEAFKSMLANMCHGGKIAMLGIHKNNFAIDWNQIIFNGLTIKGIYGREMYETWYKMTSMIQTGLDVSPVITHRFRYQFFQEGFEVMRSGKSGKVILNWID, encoded by the coding sequence ATGAAAAAAATGAAAGCCCTGGTTAAGAAACGTGCCGAACCCGGCCTGTGGTTGGAAGAAGTGCCGGTTCCGGAAGTTGGCATTAATGACGTCCTGATAAGGGTTCATAAAACTTCTATTTGTGGTACAGATGTTCATATCTACAATTGGGATGAATGGGCCCAAAAGACCATCTCGATTCCCTTGATCATAGGTCATGAGTTTGTGGGAACCGTGGAAGAAGTGGGAAGTAATGTCCACGATTTTAACAAAGGGGATCTGGTAAGCGGTGAAGGGCATATTGTTTGTGGGCGCTGCCGAAACTGCCTGGCCGGACGCCGACACCTGTGTAGGAAGACCCGGGGGGTGGGAGTGGATCGAGATGGAGCCTTTGCAGAGTATATCTGTATTCCTGTAACCAATGTATGGTATTGCGATCCCAGCATCCCGACCGATATCCTTGCCTTCTTCGATCCCCTGGGCAACGCTACCCATACGGCCTTATCTTTTGATCTGCTGGGTGAGGACGTGCTGATAACCGGAGCTGGTCCTATCGGCATCATGGCCGCAGCTATCGCCAAACATGCCGGTGCCCGCTATGTAGTGATAACCGATGTTAATCCCTATAGACTGGAGCTGGCTAAAAAAGTGAAGCCTACCCGGGTGGTCAACGTCACCAAAGAGCATATCGAAGATGTGGTAAAAGAGCTGGGAATGAAAGAAGGCTTCGACGTGGGGCTTGAAATGTCTGGAAATGAGGAAGCTTTCAAAAGTATGCTGGCCAATATGTGCCATGGTGGTAAAATCGCCATGCTGGGAATCCATAAAAACAACTTCGCCATTGATTGGAACCAGATCATTTTTAACGGATTAACAATTAAAGGTATCTATGGACGGGAAATGTACGAAACCTGGTATAAAATGACTAGTATGATCCAGACAGGCCTGGATGTCTCTCCGGTCATCACCCACCGGTTTCGATATCAATTTTTTCAAGAAGGCTTTGAAGTCATGCGCTCCGGTAAATCCGGAAAGGTTATTCTTAATTGGATCGACTAG